Proteins found in one Salvia splendens isolate huo1 chromosome 10, SspV2, whole genome shotgun sequence genomic segment:
- the LOC121752040 gene encoding uncharacterized protein LOC121752040 isoform X2 has translation MDGARYTVTLDEFKIFHRIDRSLYVILVRDLVRNPLECLYILGLWLWLERAGFYHFVSLVRGVCIPSLSDMLEKDGYGGYVYTPMKGQIMAPSHPASAPSVSSVREPSSVENLPMQSVASVGCGDSPPSCGKGEVSRNERTMFVTFSKGYPVSEMEVRQFFSRLLGNCIESFHMQEVKREEQSLYAKIVFLRPSFIGAILKGVSKAKFTINGKHIWMRKFVPRGNKQAP, from the exons ATGGATGGTGCACGATATACAGTGACACTGGATGAGTTCAAGATTTTTCATAGGATTGACAGATCATTGTATGTTATTCTCGTCAGGGATCTAGTGCGTAACCCCTTGGAGTGCTTGTACATATTGGGCTTGTGGCTATGGTTGGAACGAGCAGGATTTTATCATTTCGTAA GTTTGGTAAGAGGAGTCTGCATACCGTCTCTATCTGATATGCTGGAGAAAGATGGTTATGGTGGTTATGTCTATACTCCGATGAAAGGTCAGATAATGGCACCTAGTCATCCTGCATCGGCTCCATCTGTGAGCTCTGTGCGGGAACCATCTTCTGTTGAGAACCTGCCGATGCAAAGCGTTGCTAGCGTGGGCTGTGGTGATTCCCCCCCTTCTTGTGGCAAGGGTGAGGTGTCGCGGAATGAGAGGACGATGTTTGTGACGTTCTCCAAAGGCTACCCGGTGAGTGAAATGGAGGTGAGGCAATTCTTCAGCAGGCTTCTGGGGAACTGCATTGAGTCGTTCCACATGCAGGAGGTGAAGCGAGAAGAGCAATCTCTGTATGCTAAAATCGTGTTCTTGAGGCCATCGTTCATCGGTGCCATTCTCAAAGGAGTGAGCAAGGCTAAATTCACCATCAACGGTAAGCATATCTGGATGAGGAAGTTTGTACCCAGGGGCAACAAACAGGCGCCTTGA
- the LOC121752040 gene encoding uncharacterized protein LOC121752040 isoform X1 gives MDGARYTVTLDEFKIFHRIDRSLYVILVRDLVRNPLECLYILGLWLWLERAGFYHFVSKTLSLPPFLINELADEAVTCIKSTNTQFPFSSESIEIPLTQSLVKKDISLQFFHENHLTAFHGIEGLVRGVCIPSLSDMLEKDGYGGYVYTPMKGQIMAPSHPASAPSVSSVREPSSVENLPMQSVASVGCGDSPPSCGKGEVSRNERTMFVTFSKGYPVSEMEVRQFFSRLLGNCIESFHMQEVKREEQSLYAKIVFLRPSFIGAILKGVSKAKFTINGKHIWMRKFVPRGNKQAP, from the coding sequence ATGGATGGTGCACGATATACAGTGACACTGGATGAGTTCAAGATTTTTCATAGGATTGACAGATCATTGTATGTTATTCTCGTCAGGGATCTAGTGCGTAACCCCTTGGAGTGCTTGTACATATTGGGCTTGTGGCTATGGTTGGAACGAGCAGGATTTTATCATTTCGTAAGTAAGACCCTATCTCTTCCCCCATTTCTGATCAACGAGCTTGCTGATGAAGCAGTAACATGCATCAAGTCCACAAACACACAGTTCCCTTTCTCATCTGAATCGATAGAAATCCCATTAACCCAGAGTCTTGTGAAAAAAGATATATCTCTGCAGTTTTTCCATGAAAACCATCTTACCGCCTTCCATGGGATTGAAGGTTTGGTAAGAGGAGTCTGCATACCGTCTCTATCTGATATGCTGGAGAAAGATGGTTATGGTGGTTATGTCTATACTCCGATGAAAGGTCAGATAATGGCACCTAGTCATCCTGCATCGGCTCCATCTGTGAGCTCTGTGCGGGAACCATCTTCTGTTGAGAACCTGCCGATGCAAAGCGTTGCTAGCGTGGGCTGTGGTGATTCCCCCCCTTCTTGTGGCAAGGGTGAGGTGTCGCGGAATGAGAGGACGATGTTTGTGACGTTCTCCAAAGGCTACCCGGTGAGTGAAATGGAGGTGAGGCAATTCTTCAGCAGGCTTCTGGGGAACTGCATTGAGTCGTTCCACATGCAGGAGGTGAAGCGAGAAGAGCAATCTCTGTATGCTAAAATCGTGTTCTTGAGGCCATCGTTCATCGGTGCCATTCTCAAAGGAGTGAGCAAGGCTAAATTCACCATCAACGGTAAGCATATCTGGATGAGGAAGTTTGTACCCAGGGGCAACAAACAGGCGCCTTGA
- the LOC121752040 gene encoding uncharacterized protein LOC121752040 isoform X3 → MVGTSRILSFRLVRGVCIPSLSDMLEKDGYGGYVYTPMKGQIMAPSHPASAPSVSSVREPSSVENLPMQSVASVGCGDSPPSCGKGEVSRNERTMFVTFSKGYPVSEMEVRQFFSRLLGNCIESFHMQEVKREEQSLYAKIVFLRPSFIGAILKGVSKAKFTINGKHIWMRKFVPRGNKQAP, encoded by the exons ATGGTTGGAACGAGCAGGATTTTATCATTTC GTTTGGTAAGAGGAGTCTGCATACCGTCTCTATCTGATATGCTGGAGAAAGATGGTTATGGTGGTTATGTCTATACTCCGATGAAAGGTCAGATAATGGCACCTAGTCATCCTGCATCGGCTCCATCTGTGAGCTCTGTGCGGGAACCATCTTCTGTTGAGAACCTGCCGATGCAAAGCGTTGCTAGCGTGGGCTGTGGTGATTCCCCCCCTTCTTGTGGCAAGGGTGAGGTGTCGCGGAATGAGAGGACGATGTTTGTGACGTTCTCCAAAGGCTACCCGGTGAGTGAAATGGAGGTGAGGCAATTCTTCAGCAGGCTTCTGGGGAACTGCATTGAGTCGTTCCACATGCAGGAGGTGAAGCGAGAAGAGCAATCTCTGTATGCTAAAATCGTGTTCTTGAGGCCATCGTTCATCGGTGCCATTCTCAAAGGAGTGAGCAAGGCTAAATTCACCATCAACGGTAAGCATATCTGGATGAGGAAGTTTGTACCCAGGGGCAACAAACAGGCGCCTTGA
- the LOC121752796 gene encoding uncharacterized protein LOC121752796 encodes MASSSSSSSRRSCSFLLLLLSFFNFILFILSAASIAPTIALRMPPTSLGWAFLMISSMSLLSSLVGFYSHLTHFCFITHASLLLASSAGQLLGMLALFTKEKSSLEMLRSPRDPREAKLLVRLECGILMAMIVMQLGILLLSCVVHSCSVNAKGKIAEETVATATASEMKIRDFDEKMINKYGKWKESDA; translated from the coding sequence atggcttcttcttcttcttcttcatcgaGACGCTCGTGCTCattcctccttctcctcctctcaTTCTTCAATTTCATCCTTTTTATCCTCTCAGCGGCTTCCATAGCGCCTACGATCGCCCTTCGAATGCCGCCGACCTCCCTCGGGTGGGCGTTCCTGATGATCTCCTCCATGTCGCTGCTGTCGTCGTTAGTCGGATTCTACTCGCACCTCACGCATTTCTGCTTCATCACGCACGCGTCGCTCCTCCTGGCGTCGTCGGCGGGGCAGCTGCTGGGGATGCTAGCCCTGTTCACCAAGGAGAAGTCGAGCCTCGAGATGCTGAGATCGCCCAGGGATCCGAGGGAGGCCAAGCTGCTGGTGAGGCTGGAGTGCGGGATTCTCATGGCGATGATTGTGATGCAATTGGGGATTCTGTTGCTCAGCTGCGTCGTGCACAGCTGCAGTGTGAACGCGAAGGGGAAGATCGCGGAGGAGACGGTGGCAACGGCGACGGCGAGTGAGATGAAAATTAGGGATTTTGATGAGAAGATGATAAATAAGTATGGCAAATGGAAGGAGTCTGATGCCTGA
- the LOC121753343 gene encoding auxin-binding protein ABP19a-like → MKVQLQYLVALSLLLAAAEALVQDFCVADLSLPPTPSGYPCKKTVTEKDFAFSGLAAAGNTTNIISAAVTPAFDGQFPGVNGLGISIARLDLAPGGVIPLHTHPGGSEIIVVIEGTIFAGFISSFANTVYLKTLNKGDIMVFPQGLLHFQFNAGKGAALAFVSFSTQNPGLQITDYALFKNDLPTELVAKTTFLDVAQIKKLKGVLGGTN, encoded by the coding sequence atgaaGGTCCAACTCCAATACCTGGTGGCGCTCTCCCTCCTCCTGGCGGCGGCAGAGGCCCTCGTGCAGGACTTCTGCGTCGCGGACCTCAGCCTCCCGCCAACCCCCTCCGGCTACCCCTGCAAGAAAACCGTAACCGAGAAGGACTTCGCCTTCAGCGGCCTGGCCGCCGCCGGCAACACCACCAACATCATCAGCGCCGCCGTCACCCCCGCCTTCGACGGCCAGTTCCCCGGCGTGAACGGGCTCGGGATCTCGATAGCCCGCCTCGACCTGGCGCCCGGGGGCGTGATCCCGCTCCACACCCACCCGGGGGGCTCGGAGATCATCGTGGTCATCGAGGGCACGATATTCGCGGGCTTCATCTCCTCCTTCGCGAACACCGTGTACCTCAAGACGCTCAACAAGGGAGACATAATGGTGTTCCCGCAGGGGCTTCTGCACTTCCAGTTCAACGCCGGGAAGGGCGCCGCGCTCGCGTTCGTGAGCTTCAGCACGCAGAATCCGGGGCTGCAGATCACGGATTATGCACTCTTCAAGAACGATTTGCCCACGGAGCTCGTTGCTAAGACGACCTTCCTTGATGTCGCGCAGATCAAGAAGCTCAAGGGCGTACTCGGCggcactaattaa
- the LOC121752797 gene encoding uncharacterized protein LOC121752797 — MEQMTSVEGETPVISEVGVVEGETPVISADVDVGVKKGATPVDNVEGETPVGDLEGATPVISKEVVGGETPEKLAGGEALISDTMVAEGETPVYIEGATPILSEEGETFITTEASEPKKSGLEVVIELDDQPVGADLPMDKREARRRARRNLKDEIEDLTLSTKEEVQDLGTEGELEKDTPRSGGEEEEDEEERRLTAKRKMKGKKAAPSLVKKTRKPSGGKSIEVSLPPPVKVPYAREPVSPARSSESEEEPEEELNFEPAEVWITKGLLDAMRKFEDPKRAATYKERSGPGKLATSGKRYDPAELKEIDSDEEFRQYIDAIGFDWLLKHISAEVPKALAREFFLHSV, encoded by the exons ATGGAGCAGATGACGtctgttgagggggaaacccctgttatcTCTGAGGTTGGTGTTgtcgagggggaaacccctgttatttCTGCTGATGTTGATGTAG GAGTCAAAAAGGGGGCAACCCCAGTGGATaatgttgagggggaaacccctgttggtGATTTGGAGGGGGCGACCCCTGTTATTTCGAAGGAAGTTGTTGGGGGGGAAACCCCGGAAAAATTAGCGGGCGGTGAAGCCCTAATCTCTGATACGATggttgctgagggggaaacccctgtctACATTGAGGGGGCAACCCCTATTTTGTCTGAGGAGGGAGAGACCTTCATTACTACTGAAGCTTCGGAGCCCAAGAAGAGCGGGCTGGAAGTGGTGATAGAACTGGACGATCAGCCGGTGGGTGCAGACTTGCCAATGGATAAACGGGAGGCCCGACGACGGGCCCGACGGAATTTGAAAGATGAGATCGAGGACCTCACTTTGTCCACAAAAGAGGAAGTACAAGACCTAGGAACAGAGGGTGAGTTAGAGAAAGATACCCCTAGGTCTGGaggggaggaagaagaagacgaggagGAGCGCCGCTTGAcagcaaaaagaaaaatgaagggCAAAAAGGCAGCTCCTTCCTTGGTCAAGAAGACAAGAAAGCCTTCTGGGGGTAAATCTATTGAAGTCTCACTCCCTCCCCCAGTGAAGGTACCATATGCTAGAGAGCCAGTTAGCCCTGCTAGGTCCAGTGAATCTGAAGAGGAGCCAGAAGAGGAACTAAATTTCGAACCTGCAGAAGTCTGGATTACCAAGGGATTGCTTGATGCAATGAGGAAGTTTGAAGACCCCAAACGAGCGGCGACCTACAAGGAACGGAGTGGTCCAGGTAAGCTTGCAACGTCTGGAAAACGATATGATCCCGCAGAATTGAAGGAGATAGATTCTGATGAAGAATTCCGGCAGTACATCGATGCCATCGGTTTCGATTGGTTACTAAAGCATATCTCTGCGGAGGTCCCAAAGGCACTGGCACGTGAATTCTTTCTACATTCCGTTTGA
- the LOC121752074 gene encoding pentatricopeptide repeat-containing protein At4g25270, chloroplastic-like, giving the protein MNLCLKPPCSITSSSYSAARRKDKKHDPIYRNKTPITLPFPKSHPTPLLLQRRLPPQSKKQALENIITDLESSAKNGIELNDPQIFASLLESCFQLEAIDYGVRVHNLIPEKLLRKNVGIASKLLRLYACSGQIEKAHEVFDGMSDRNSSAFQWNSLISGYAETGQYEDALALFFQMVEDGVRPDQYTFPRVLKACGGVGVVRIGEEVHRWVVRSGFGNNAFVLNALVDMYAKCGDIVRARKVFDGIKGKELVSWNSMINGYIRHGLIIEALSLLRRMVVEGIEPDGVTLSAVMTSVLLEKIGREVHGWVVHRGMEWNLSVCNSLMVFYVNQNDLEKATWLFECMPERDVVSWNSIISAHSKDPVALAYFDRMLECGASSPDGITFVSLLSACAHSGMVRDGERLFRMMVERYEMRPSMAHYSCMVNLYGRAGLVDEAYEFIEKRMEMEAGPTVWGALLYGCYLHGNVELGERAAERLFELEPDGEHNFQLLIKIYQKAGCYEDAERVRGVMMERGL; this is encoded by the coding sequence ATGAATCTGTGTCTGAAGCCACCGTGTTCGATAACATCCTCTTCATACTCCGCCGCGAGGAGGAAAGACAAGAAACACGATCCCATTTACCGAAACAAGACCCCAATAACTCTCCCTTTCCCCAAATCACACCCAACCCCACTCTTGCTCCAGCGCAGACTCCCTCCCCAATCCAAGAAGCAAGCCTTAGAAAACATCATAACCGATTTAGAGTCCTCCGCCAAAAATGGCATCGAATTAAACGATCCCCAAATTTTTGCGTCCCTTTTGGAGTCTTGTTTCCAGTTGGAAGCGATCGATTACGGCGTAAGAGTTCACAACCTTATTCCAGAGAAGCTCCTGCGCAAGAATGTGGGGATCGCATCGAAGCTTTTGAGGTTATACGCGTGTAGTGGGCAAATCGAGAAAGCCCACGAGGTGTTCGACGGAATGTCTGACCGAAACTCCTCGGCTTTCCAGTGGAATTCGCTTATCTCTGGGTATGCTGAGACGGGCCAATACGAAGATGCGTTGGCGTTGTTCTTTCAGATGGTGGAGGATGGAGTCCGGCCCGATCAGTACACGTTTCCGAGGGTGTTGAAAGCGTGTGGAGGAGTTGGAGTGGTTCGGATCGGGGAAGAAGTTCATCGCTGGGTGGTTCGCTCGGGTTTTGGAAACAACGCGTTTGTTTTGAATGCGCTAGTCGATATGTATGCGAAATGCGGTGACATTGTTAGAGCTAGGAAGGTTTTTGATGGAATTAAGGGAAAGGAGTTGGTTTCTTGGAATTCAATGATAAATGGATATATTAGGCATGGTTTGATAATCGAAGCACTCTCTCTACTTCGTCGGATGGTGGTCGAGGGAATTGAGCCTGATGGGGTCACTTTGTCAGCGGTTATGACAAGCGTGCTTCTTGAGAAAATTGGAAGAGAAGTTCATGGATGGGTTGTTCATAGAGGGATGGAATGGAACTTATCCGTGTGCAACTCATTGATGGTTTTCTACGTGAACCAGAATGACCTGGAGAAAGCGACATGGTTGTTTGAGTGTATGCCGGAGAGGGATGTAGTTTCGTGGAATTCTATCATTTCAGCTCACTCTAAAGATCCCGTAGCCCTAGCGTATTTTGACCGGATGTTGGAGTGTGGTGCCTCGTCGCCAGATGGCATCACATTCGTCTCCTTGTTGTCTGCTTGTGCTCACTCAGGAATGGTTAGGGATGGAGAGAGGTTATTTCGGATGATGGTGGAGAGGTATGAGATGAGGCCGAGCATGGCGCATTATTCGTGCATGGTGAATCTTTATGGAAGGGCGGGGTTGGTTGATGAAGCGTATGAGTTTATAGAGAAGAGAATGGAGATGGAGGCTGGGCCGACTGTTTGGGGAGCGTTGCTGTATGGTTGTTACCTTCATGGTAACGTTGAGCTCGGGGAGAGAGCTGCAGAGCGTCTGTTTGAGTTGGAGCCGGACGGTGAGCATAATTTCCAGCTCCTGATTAAGATTTATCAGAAAGCTGGATGTTATGAGGATGCTGAGAGAGTAAGAGGTGTGATGATGGAAAGGGGCCTGTAG
- the LOC121752075 gene encoding 12-oxophytodienoate reductase 3-like — protein MAETKASLFSPCKMGQHSLSHRVVLAPMTRCRALGAMPNSALGEYYEQRATEGGFLITEGTMISPYSAGFPHVPGIFNKEQVEAWKPVVHKVHAKGAVIFCQLWHVGRASHPELQPGGIAPISSTDKPISKRWRVLLPNGKYEIYPTPRKLDTHELPQIVHEYRQSAINAIEAGFDGIEIHGAHGYLLDQFMKDGINERTDEYGGSLQNRCKLIIQVVQAVVSAIGADRVGVRISPAIDHLDAMDSNPRTLGLAVIDRLNKLQSDCGSKLAYLHITQPRYTAYGQTESGRPGSEDEEAQLLRTWRNAYQGTFICSGGFTRDLGIQAVAEGDADLVAYGRLFISNPDLVERLKVNAPLNKYVRTTFYTHDPVVGYTDYPFLQSTISRL, from the exons ATGGCGGAAACGAAGGCGTCGCTCTTTTCCCCTTGCAAGATGGGCCAGCACAGTCTCTCCCACAG AGTGGTTTTGGCGCCGATGACTCGATGCAGGGCGTTGGGCGCGATGCCGAATTCGGCGCTGGGCGAGTACTACGAGCAGAGAGCGACGGAAGGCGGATTTCTGATCACGGAGGGCACCATGATCTCCCCCTATTCCGCAGG GTTCCCTCACGTGCCGGGAATCTTCAACAAGGAGCAAGTGGAGGCGTGGAAGCCCGTGGTGCACAAGGTTCATGCTAAGGGCGCAGTTATCTTCTGCCAGCTCTGGCATGTCGGCCGAGCTTCTCATCCAG AACTACAGCCTGGTGGTATTGCACCAATCTCTTCAACGGACAAACCAATATCCAAGAGGTGGAGAGTGCTACTTCCAAACGGAAAGTACGAGATTTATCCCACCCCCCGCAAATTGGACACTCACGAGTTGCCTCAGATTGTACACGAATATCGACAGTCTGCGATAAACGCAATTGAAGCAG GATTTGATGGCATTGAGATCCACGGAGCTCACGGTTACCTCCTCGACCAATTTATGAAGGATGGGATCAACGAGCGCACAGATGAGTACGGTGGATCTCTCCAAAACCGCTGCAAACTTATAATCCAGGTTGTTCAAGCTGTTGTTTCTGCTATCGGTGCTGATCGGGTAGGCGTCAGAATATCACCTGCAATCGATCATCTTGATGCTATGGACTCCAATCCACGCACCCTTGGACTAGCTGTCATTGACAGACTCAATAAACTGCAGTCAGACTGCGGTTCCAAGCTTGCCTATTTACACATCACTCAGCCGCGATACACAGCCTACGGTCAGACAGAGTCGGGCAGGCCAGGCAGCGAAGATGAGGAGGCACAGCTCTTGAGAACCTGGCGGAATGCGTATCAAGGAACGTTCATCTGTAGTGGCGGCTTCACCAGGGACCTAGGGATCCAAGCCGTGGCGGAGGGGGATGCTGACTTGGTGGCCTACGGACGCCTCTTCATTTCAAACCCGGATTTGGTTGAGAGACTGAAGGTTAATGCGCCTTTGAACAAATACGTCAGGACTACCTTCTATACCCACGATCCCGTTGTAGGATATACCGACTATCCTTTCCTGCAATCAACCATATCGCGGCTTTGA
- the LOC121752798 gene encoding secreted RxLR effector protein 161-like produces MDLKDTCLMGCKPSSVPMDPMKELQLDSTPPMEDSSKYRRLIGRLLYLCITRPDITFAVHKLSQYVSKPCVEHWQATEKILKYLKETPAHGLFYSSSNKPTLSIFSDADWAARPDKRKSMTGYCLFLGNSLISWKAKKQNTISRSFPEVEYKAMAQTTCEMVWTMTLLGDFGVKTEKVVFL; encoded by the coding sequence ATGGATTTGAAAGATACATGTCTCATGGGTTGCAAACCATCATCTGTTCCTATGGATCCCATGAAGGAACTGCAGCTGGACTCAACACCTCCTATGGAAGACTCATCAAAATACAGAAGACTCATTGGGAGACTTTTGTATCTGTGCATCACAAGGCCAGACATCACTTTTGCAGTTCATAAGTTAAGTCAATATGTATCCAAGCCATGTGTTGAGCATTGGCAAGCAACAGAAAAGATTTTGAAGTACCTGAAGGAAACTCCAGCTCATGGATTGTTCTATTCCAGCAGCAACAAACCTACACTGAGCATCTTCtcagatgctgattgggcagcaCGTCCTGATAAAAGGAAGTCCATGACAGGGTACTGCTTGTTTCTAGGTAATTCTTTGATCTCTTGGAAAGCTAAGAAACAAAATACTATTTCTAGATCATTTCCAGAAGTAGAGTATAAAGCTATGGCTCAGACAACTTGTGAGATGGTGTGGACAATGACTTTGCTTGGTGACTTTGGAGTAAAAACTGAGAAAGTTGTGTTTTTGTAA